From one Solanum stenotomum isolate F172 unplaced genomic scaffold, ASM1918654v1 scaffold6799, whole genome shotgun sequence genomic stretch:
- the LOC125852963 gene encoding mannose-6-phosphate isomerase 2-like yields MESDLLSAKDGRGRLVRLMGCVKNYDWGPAGKESRVARLYACNSGNYVDQEKPYAEFWMGTHDSGPSYVVEVTENGLVNGKGETHKLTLKNWIQNNPSVLGEKVVNKWGTNLPFLFKVLSVAKALSIQAHPDKDLASRLHSELPDVYKDDNHKPEMALALTEFEALCGFISLEELKLNVQTVPEIVELVGTARTEQVLELNEDDGKEKGKLVLQSVFTELMSANKDVVAEVIAKLISRLHVKNQARELTEKEQVVLRLEKQYPADIGVLAAFMLNYVKLNPGEALYLGANEPHAYLYGDCIECMATSDNVVRAGLTPKHRDVKTLCSMLTYRQGFPEILLGTAVNPHVMRYIPPFDEFEVDRCILPEQSTAEFPAIPGPSIFMVVEGEGTLTSSLKEIIHEGDVLFAPANTNITVSTSSGLQLYRTGINNRFFEE; encoded by the exons ATGGAGTCTGACTTGTTGTCGGCGAAGGATGGGAGAGGGAGGCTGGTGAGGTTGATGGGTTGCGTGAAGAATTACGATTGGGGACCAGCCGGGAAGGAATCTCGTGTAGCACGGCTGTATGCTTGCAATAGTGGTAACTATGTTGACCAAGAGAAGCCTTATGCCGAATTTTGGATGGGGACTCACGATTCTGGGCCTTCCTATGTTGTAGAAGTAACTGAGAATGGGTTGGTTAATGGTAAGGGAGAAACACACAAGTTAACATTGAAGAATTGGATTCAAAACAACCCTAGTGTTCTTGGAGAGAAGGTTGTGAACAAATGGGGTACTAACCTTCCTTTTCTCTTCAAG GTACTATCTGTTGCAAAAGCTTTGTCCATACAGGCCCATCCAGACAAGGATTTAGCCTCTCGTCTGCATAGTGAGCTTCCGGATGTTTATAAGGATGACAATCACAAACCGGAGATGGCATTGGCGTTGACGGAATTTGAGGCATTATGTGGATTTATAAGTCTCGAG GAGCTTAAGTTGAATGTTCAAACTGTGCCCGAGATTGTCGAATTGGTCGGTACTGCACGCACAGAGCAGGTATTGGAATTGAATGAGGATGATGGGAAGGAAAAAGGTAAATTAGTGCTACAATCAGTATTTACTGAGCTGATGTCAGCCAACAAGGATGTGGTTGCTGAAGTGATAGCTAAGCTTATTAGTCGCCTACACGTTAAAAATCAG GCAAGGGAGCTGACAGAGAAAGAACAAGTGGTGCTTAGACTTGAGAAGCAGTATCCAGCTGATATTGGTGTCTTGGCTGCATTCATGTTAAATTATGTGAAACTCAATCCTGGTGAAGCCTTATATTTAGGAGCAAATGAACCTCATGCTTATTTATATGGTGATTGTATTGAATGCATGGCAACATCAGACAACGTGGTACGTGCTGGCCTAACTCCAAAGCACAGAGATGTTAAAACTCTATGCTCAATGCTCACTTACAGACAG GGTTTTCCTGAAATTCTGCTGGGCACTGCAGTAAATCCTCATGTTATGAGGTACATTCCTccttttgatgaatttgaagttgatcGCTGTATTCTTCCCGAACAATCAACTGCTGAATTTCCTGCTATTCCCGGTCCATCCATTTTTATGGTCGTGGAGGGAGAGGGAACATTAACCTCATCATTAAAGGAGATTATCCATGAAGGTGACGTCCTTTTTGCACCTGCAAACACCAACATTACTGTTTCGACATCTTCTGGTTTGCAGTTATATAGAACAGGAATAAACAACAGGTTTTTCGAGGAGTGA